One window of Populus nigra chromosome 5, ddPopNigr1.1, whole genome shotgun sequence genomic DNA carries:
- the LOC133693892 gene encoding O-fucosyltransferase 10-like, giving the protein MAINTIMKNKPYIVVSSEGSGADGNPPSSPPSPRRQTSGFSQCRRRLRSKVPLQYFRKYSLAAGIFGRRNIQFLLLLFFLYFSGLMMCVGRFSNFLRHSREPIAIYKSHLLLEKFWHDIETDNSTALELSSVWQFKRRMRVQKPCPVSTARRHLGSVEVSSDPTGYLIVEANGGLNQQRSAICNAVAVAGILNAVLVIPSFGYNNVWKDPSEFRDIYDEDHFIATLEGYVKVVKELPNELISRYDHNITNIPHLRVEAWAPAKHYLGKVYPVLQEHGVIRIAPFANRLAMNVPSHIQLLRCITNYRALRFSSPITTLAQKLLNRMIERSSMTGGKYVSVHLRFEEDMVAFSCCLYDGGDAEKFEMDSFREKGWKGKFKKKDLDFVAGRNRIDGKCPLTPLEVGMMLRGMGFDNNTSIYLASGKLYKAEENLAPLLKMFPLLYTKESLATSDELAPFQGYSSRLAALDYTVCLFSEVFVTTQGGNFPHFLMGHRRFLFNGHAKTIKPDKRMLVGLLENMTISWKDFKDDMDAMLLESDRKGMMIPRVRKFNRKNSIYTFPLPECDCLQSHDSSLGLNHTLNALEPPR; this is encoded by the exons aTGGCTATAAACactataatgaaaaataaacctTACATTGTTGTCAGTAGCGAGGGAAGCGGTGCAGACGGAAATCCTCCTAGTTCACCACCATCTCCACGGCGTCAGACAAGCGGTTTCTCTCAATGTCGTCGGCGGCTCCGCTCGAAGGTTCCCTTACAGTATTTCCGCAAATACAGCTTAGCTGCCGGGATTTTTGGCCGGCGGAACATACAGTTCCTGCTGCTCCTGTTCTTTCTCTACTTTTCTGGCTTGATGATGTGCGTGGGCCGGTTCTCCAATTTCTTGCGTCACTCTCGTGAGCCTATTGCGATCTATAAAAGCCATCTATTGTTAGAGAAGTTTTGGCATGATATCGAGACTGACAATTCTACTGCTCTTGAG TTATCTTCTGTTTGGCAATTCAAAAGGAGAATGAGAGTGCAGAAACCTTGTCCCGTGTCAACTGCTAGACGGCATTTGGGCTCAGTTGAAG TGTCATCTGACCCTACCGGTTACTTAATCGTCGAGGCAAATGGCGGTCTGAACCAACAACGCTCTGCG ATCTGCAATGCAGTTGCCGTAGCTGGAATTTTGAATGCAGTGCTGGTCATCCCTAGTTTTGGTTACAACAATGTCTGGAAGGATCCAAG CGAGTTCAGAGACATTTATGATGAAGATCATTTTATAGCCACTCTTGAGGGTTATGTGAAAGTGGTTAAAGAGTTGCCTAATGAATTGATATCAAGATATGACCACAATATTACTAATATTCCACACCTCCGTGTTGAAGCATGGGCTCCTGCTAAACATTATTTAGGAAAAGTTTATCCTGTCCTGCAGGAGCATGG GGTCATCCGCATTGCACCCTTTGCCAATAGATTGGCAATGAATGTCCCATCTCACATTCAATTGCTCAGGTGCATAACAAATTATAGAGCATTGAGGTTCTCTTCTCCTATAACAACACTAGCACAGAAATTACTAAACCGAATGATTGAGAGGAGCTCAATGACTGGTGGAAAATATGTTTCTGTTCACCTTCGATTTGAGGAG GACATGGTGGCCTTCTCATGCTGTTTGTATGATGGAGGAGATGCTGAAAAGTTTGAAATGGATTCATTTCGTGAAAAAGGGTGGAAAgggaagtttaaaaaaaaagatcttgacTTTGTAGCTGGTCGTAATCGAATTGATGGAAAATGCCCTCTGACCCCCTTGGAG GTAGGGATGATGCTGCGTGGCATGGGATTCGATAACAACACTTCAATTTATTTAGCCTCAGGGAAACTTTACAAAGCAGAAGAAAATTTAGCTCCTTTGTTGAAGATGTTTCCCCTTCTTTACACCAAGGAATCTCTTGCAACCTCTGACGAGCTTGCTCCATTTCAG GGCTACTCTTCAAGGCTAGCAGCTTTGGACTACACTGTATGTTTGTTCAGTGAGGTTTTCGTGACAACTCAAGGAGGAAACTTCCCACATTTTCTGATGGGTCACCGTAGATTCCTTTTTAATGGGCACGCGAAGACCATTAAACCCGATAAACGCATGCTTGTTGGTCTACTAGAAAACATGACAATCAG CTGGAAGGACTTCAAGGATGATATGGATGCAATGCTCCTTGAAAGCGATCGCAAGGGAATGATGATTCCAAGAGTCAGAAAATTCAAcagaaaaaattcaatctaCACATTCCCCTTGCCAGAATGTGACTGTCTCCAATCACACGACTCCTCACTTGGGCTAAACCATACTCTTAATGCTCTTGAACCCCCAAGATGA
- the LOC133694058 gene encoding uncharacterized protein LOC133694058, which translates to MAKPKISRKPTMEVNQNQNHQPLKTEKPPSWFVVRGLFGCKHIQTQQQQREQKQQKQPQHRKQDQQQQSKKEKKHNQHQDQSLEETSKKCKKMKYCSGSICSNSKVMHRPETASIEVQRKRASMGSAGKSVSSRSMKGPLNEINGVVPSTNSSLSASSNFSSSNVSSFRGMPFSRFSGCYECRMVVDPVLGIARDHSLRGSICSCPECGEICMKAENLELHRAVRHAVSELSSEDTSKNIVEIIFQSSWLKKQASICKIDRILKVHNTQRTISKFEEYRDSIKAKATKLPKKQPRCIADGNELLRFHCTTFACSLGLNGSSNLCNSVSHCNVCSIIKNGFKESTTRDDNGHGILTTATSGKAHDKATISEDGNGDSEKRAMLVCRVIAGRVKKSMEGNAEDYDSVATGMEVYSNLDELYVSNPRAILPCFVVIYRGF; encoded by the exons ATGGCTAAACCAAAAATATCCAGAAAACCCACCATGGAAGTCAACCAGAATCAAAACCACCAGCCCCTGAAAACAGAAAAACCACCTTCATGGTTTGTTGTAAGAGGCCTTTTTGGCTGCAAGCATATCCAAacacagcagcagcagcggGAACAAAAGCAACAGAAGCAACCACAGCATCGAAAGCAAGATCAGCAGCAGCAAtcaaagaaggagaaaaaacatAACCAGCATCAAGACCAGTCGCTGGAGGAAACAAgcaagaaatgcaagaaaatgaaGTACTGTTCAGGCTCAATATGCAGCAACTCAAAGGTCATGCACAGGCCTGAAACAGCTTCCATTGAAGTCCAAAGGAAAAGGGCTTCAATGGGCTCAGCTGGTAAAAGTGTTTCAAGCAGATCCATGAAAGGTCCTTTAAATGAAATCAATGGGGTTGTTCCCTCAACTAACTCTTCACTTTCTGCATCTTCTAATTTCTCCAGCAGTAATGTTAGTTCTTTCAGAGGAATGCCATTCAGTAGATTCTCTGGTTGCTATGAATGTAGAATGGTAGTGGATCCTGTTCTTGGAATTGCTAGAGACCATTCCTTGAGGGGTAGCATTTGTTCTTGCCCTGAATGTGGTGAGATTTGCATGAAAGCTGAAAATCTGGAGCTTCATCGGGCTGTTAGACATGCAG TATCTGAACTGAGTTCAGAGGACACAAGCAAGAACATAGTAGAAATCATATTCCAATCAAGCTGGCTAAAGAAACAAGCCTCCATTTGCAAAATAGATCGCATCCTCAAAGTCCATAATACCCAAAGAACCATTTCCAAGTTTGAAGAGTACAGAGACTCCATCAAAGCCAAGGCCACCAAGCTTCCCAAGAAACAGCCACGTTGCATAGCAGACGGCAATGAGCTCCTCAGGTTTCACTGCACCACCTTTGCATGCTCACTAGGCCTAAATGGCTCTTCTAATTTGTGCAATTCAGTTTCACACTGTAATGTGTGTAGCATTATCAAGAATGGCTTCAAAGAATCCACCACTCGAGATGACAATGGGCATGGGATTTTGACTACAGCGACAAGTGGAAAGGCACATGACAAAGCTACAATATCAGAGGACGGCAATGGTGATAGTGAAAAGAGGGCAATGCTGGTTTGCAGGGTGATTGCTGGCAGGGTTAAGAAGAGCATGGAGGGAAATGCTGAGGATTATGACTCAGTAGCAACTGGCATGGAGGTTTACTCTAATTTGGACGAGTTGTATGTATCTAATCCTAGGGCCATTTTGCCTTGTTTCGTTGTTATCTACAGAGGGTTTTAG